GTTCAAGTCAATGTTGTGACTTTCACCTGATGCATCAGCATTTCTATCTACACACGATTTATTGACTATGCTGTCCCAGTAAATGTTGTGACCTGACTTGAAATCCCATCCATACCATTGATAGATATGATAAAATGCTGTTTCTAAAACATAAGGCATAGGACCATACATTGGAAATGCCGCAATAAAAATGGATTTTAAGAGGTCTAAATGGGTCTGGAGATGAACTCCGGGAGTTCCATCTTTTTTATAGGGAAACTCAAAGGGGGTTCAATTTTAAGCAATCTTCTGCTTCTATCCCTAATAGATAACGCTTTAGCCCATCTACATTCAAATCTTTGTATTCTGTCTTTGCTGGCTCAAGGATTAAAAAAGGTATCTTTTTATTATACAGACCTAAAAGCATTGATTTGATCGTTGTAGTTTTCCCACTGCCTGTTACTCCAGTAACTAATGAATGCATTACTAAATCATCATAATAAACAGTGATTGGTAACTCTGTCTGGAAATTCTTGTAAAGGCATCCTAAAGAAAGCGCATCAGGAGACGGTGATTCCATATCGTTTATTGAACCGAATTCATACTCATCAATATAGGTAATTCCTGGAATTTTTGTATTTGGTAACGCTGCTACCGATGCTATAAAACTTGTTGGTACAAACTGAGTAACAAGAAAATTATTTTTGAACAAGTTTCCAGCAGCATCTTCTATAATGGAGGGTTTTGAGTGATCCTCTTCAAATTTTATTTTTTTTTGTTGAGATGTATAGTAGTTTTCGAAGAACCAATAATTAAAACAATACACATTTTTACTTTGAGACCTCTTGATAATAATTGAAATTATGCTATCTGTAATCTCTATAGAATTTGAATAAATGCTTAGCTTAGGGTATTTGCAGATTGAAGAGCTGGCACGGTAAAGGTAATATAATTCGCTTAGATAATTGTATATAACTTCTTCAGAGATGTGTTCAATCGTTTTGCTAGTACCACCAATAATATTGGGTTTTGATACATCTATTGCTTTTTTTTTAGAGAGAACTTTTATATATTTTTCCAGTTCTTTGAGTAGTTCTTTGTAATTTATGTCATATTTACTCAGGGTAAAACTATATTCTAATTTAAAAGGATATTTGCTATGAGCTCTTACGATATCATCAATTAGATTAATGCTTAAATCATCCGAAGTAGATATATGGTTGGCACCGTATAAAACCTCCTTTTGTTCAAAATTATTGTCTGGAATCGCAGTAGATTGCCATATTGTCCTGCCTATATTTATCGTCTCTAAGATATCATCTTCTATAGAAAGTCCAATGTAATAGTTGAGCTTTTGATTACGGTATGCTATTGTGAGATAAACATCAATTATACCATATTTATTACATATATAATCTAAAAGTTCTTTGATTTCTACTATTCCATTATTCATTTTGTATTCAAAATCTGTTCGTCCATTGTATCCCTTAAATTTCTGGAATTTTTCTGCTGCTAATGTAAAGTTAGTTAGTTTGAAGTATTTCATTTTTCTCCTCCTCACTCAGCAGCCAAAACAAAACATACTCATTATCTTTGGTGTTTTGCTCAATATCTGAAAAAAACCTGCTCATCTTTTTACTCATCATATTCTGGTTCTGTGTAATGAAATCTTTAATTTTTGGTTTTTCTATCAAAAATGCGGATAACCTTTCTACAAGTGAAGGATCGTTATCTTTGTCATTAATGATTTTGGGGTCTATTAATTTGGGCTTTTCTGATCCCGTTAATTCCGCCAATCGGTCTAAAAGCCCTTTCCTGAATTCTTGTGCTACCATAATAGCTTCAAACCTTTGAATGTCACCACCTTCAAAAGCATCCTTGGAAGCTTTATCAAATCCATAGAATTGTGTTAATAATTTCTCATCTGATGTGATTGTATATATGTAAGGCATAAGTCCTCCTGAATCTAACTTATGATATTATATATTTGCTGGTGTATCCCTGGCTGAGTCACGATGATCTTGATGTCATATTCTGCAGCTTTAGAAAATAAATCCGTATAATGTTCGGGATTTTTTTTGATAGTTTCCAGCATTGATTGGTTAATTCCAATAAAGCCAT
This window of the Candidatus Cloacimonas sp. genome carries:
- a CDS encoding DUF87 domain-containing protein encodes the protein MKYFKLTNFTLAAEKFQKFKGYNGRTDFEYKMNNGIVEIKELLDYICNKYGIIDVYLTIAYRNQKLNYYIGLSIEDDILETINIGRTIWQSTAIPDNNFEQKEVLYGANHISTSDDLSINLIDDIVRAHSKYPFKLEYSFTLSKYDINYKELLKELEKYIKVLSKKKAIDVSKPNIIGGTSKTIEHISEEVIYNYLSELYYLYRASSSICKYPKLSIYSNSIEITDSIISIIIKRSQSKNVYCFNYWFFENYYTSQQKKIKFEEDHSKPSIIEDAAGNLFKNNFLVTQFVPTSFIASVAALPNTKIPGITYIDEYEFGSINDMESPSPDALSLGCLYKNFQTELPITVYYDDLVMHSLVTGVTGSGKTTTIKSMLLGLYNKKIPFLILEPAKTEYKDLNVDGLKRYLLGIEAEDCLKLNPL